In Nicotiana tabacum cultivar K326 chromosome 17, ASM71507v2, whole genome shotgun sequence, one DNA window encodes the following:
- the LOC107805896 gene encoding uncharacterized protein LOC107805896: MVKGQPLGTAIINFAEYGVVNKEGLNVSAPINCTRAYRNTVQPLIFLKIQQFDRSRASSASRDGLTRGASIDRTGVESVSTLTSEEYAEEAEIASFTDDDVSSHSSVAANGSNCGSLPQGEDEAEGVKSNPGQNEDEHVLLYSKNKSADLDEKQVVKSLSNSKPSLPHSPTDLSSDLAWLSRKIGGNGSNKLAMSNADEITENTQNPYVITEHVEPVQQRERILANSESGGEISTQQCSDEERVSSHLDQAGFPISHIDESKSFMNSASHFSSSENAENASTPIGNGHEDARAVVAENGSNEGENSEKYQERRQESSANNRENYQENEQVKEIVEEEESEDAMKNDSEESDVISAYTDSYGAKSSIQNNERLKHVKSVRSSAEPNRVNGSVKGNQLLAQDKQIRARGLANERKDRKAQSTDTSTILLESKLHKLEQRVKMAEGELREAAAIEAGLYSVIAEHGSSKNKVHAPARRLSRFYFHACKDDSPLKRGTAAKSAVSGLILVARACGNDVSRLTFWLSNSLVLRATIGKFQRQQYLPHSTETMLGNAFSRDKKQISSPLKWESFSSNGIRDDICESFGNWEDPRTFTRALQRTEAWIFSRIVESIWWQTLTPHMQSGAAKEIREIMSSLINNVHRRKASSDNEERGSFSSELWKKAFKDACERICPVRAGGHECGCLHFLSKLIMEQCVARLDVAMFNAILRESADEIPSDPISDPISDADVLPIPAGKASFGAGAQLKNTIGSWSRWLTDLFGIDDGESLKDIKGADNNEKDGSKELDTSAKAFYLLNALSDLMMLPKDMLLDRTIRKEVCPAFGQLLIRRVLNIFVPDEFCRDPIPEAVLGALHSEDPLEAEDDSVTNYPCAAAPVAYIPPPISLVTDMLGDISSYSQLTRSGSSLLKKSYTSDEELEQLDSPLNFIINDGSEASQSLAKPSWMTKGSGRQRYQLLREVWINSE, from the exons ATGGTGAAAGGTCAACCATTAGGAACAGCTATTATCAATTTTGCTGAATATGGTGTTGTTAATAAAGAGGGTTTGAATGTTAGTGCCCCTATTAATTGCACGCGGGCTTATAGGAACACTGTACAACCCCTTATCTTCCTGAAAATCCAGCAATTTGATAGGAGTCGCGCGAGCTCGGCCTCAAGGGACGGATTAACAAGAGGAGCATCGATAGACCGTACTGGTGTTGAATCTGTTTCTACATTGACGAGTGAAGAATACGCTGAGGAAGCAGAAATTGCCTCGTTTACTGATGAtgacgtttcctcacactcatctgtTGCTGCTAATGGATCGAACTGTGGTTCACTACCACAAGGAGAG GATGAAGCTGAGGGAGTGAAAAGTAATCCTGGACAAAATGAAGATGAACATGTCCTCCTATATTCAAAGAACAAGTCTGCGGATTTGGATGAGAAGCAAGTGGTGAAGTCATTATCGAATTCGAAGCCAAGTTTGCCTCACTCTCCAACTGATTTGTCTTCTGATCTGGCATGGCTCTCAAGGAAAATTGGTGGTAATGGTAGCAATAAATTGGCAATGTCAAATGCGGATGAAATAACTGAAAACACTCAGAATCCATATGTGATAACCGAACACGTCGAACCAGTACAACAAAGGGAAAGAATACTGGCTAATAGTGAAAGTGGTGGTGAAATATCTACTCAGCAATGTTCTGATGAAGAGAGGGTCAGTAGTCATCTAGATCAAGCAGGCTTTCCAATTTCACATATAGATGAGAGTAAGAGCTTTATGAACTCAGCAAGTCATTTCTCCAGCTCTGAGAATGCTGAGAATGCTTCGACTCCGATTGGGAATGGGCATGAGGATGCGAGAGCTGTTGTTGCCGAGAATGGGTCTAATGAGGGTGAAAACAGTGAGAAGTATCAGGAGAGGAGACAAGAATCTAGTGCCAATAACAGAGAGAATTATCAGGAAAATGAACAAGTAAAAGAAATTGTGGAAGAGGAAGAAAGTGAGGATGCTATGAAGAATGACTCAGAAGAAAGTGATGTAATTTCTGCTTACACGGATAGTTATGGAGCAAAGAGTAGTATCCAAAACAATGAGAGATTAAAGCATGTAAAGTCAGTCAGGTCATCAGCAGAACCTAATAGAGTAAACGGGTCTGTCAAAGGCAATCAGCTTTTAGCACAAGACAAACAGATTCGTGCTCGAGGTTTAGCAAACGAGAGGAAAGATCGAAAGGCACAGTCAACTGACACATCAACAATTCTTTTGGAAAGCAAACTCCATAAGTTGGAGCAAAGAGTAAAAATGGCGGAAGGAGAATTGAGAGAAGCTGCTGCAATTGAAGCTGGCCTTTATTCCGTTATTGCAGAGCATGGAAGTTCCAAAAATAAGGTCCATGCTCCTGCTAGACGCCTCTCGAGGTTCTATTTCCATGCCTGTAAAGATGACTCTCCATTGAAAAGGGGAACTGCTGCTAAAAGTGCCGTCTCTGGATTAATTTTGGTTGCAAGGGCATGTGGAAATGATGTTTCTAG GTTAACTTTCTGGTTATCAAATTCGCTGGTGCTGAGAGCAACTATAGGCAAATTCCAGCGGCAGCAGTATTTGCCTCATTCTACTGAAACTATGCTTGGAAATGCCTTTTCCAGGGACAAGAAACAGATATCTTCTCCGCTTAAGTGGGAGTCTTTCTCCAGCAATGGTATTAGGGATGATATTTGTGAAAGTTTTGGCAATTGGGAGGACCCGCGTACATTTACAAGAGCACTTCAGAGAACAGAAGCTTGGATATTCTCCCGTATTGTTGAATCTATTTGGTGGCAG acTCTCACTCCACATATGCAATCTGGTGCTGCAAAAGAAATTCGTGAAATTATGAGTTCTTTGATAAACAATGTCCATAGAAGGAAAGCAAGTTCAGATAATGAAGAGCGTGGAAGTTTCTCTTCAGAGCTTTGGAAGAAAGCCTTCAAAGATGCGTGTGAAAGGATTTGCCCTGTTCGAGCTGGAGGTCACGAATGTGGTTGTTTGCATTTTCTATCTAAACTG ATAATGGAACAATGTGTGGCTAGATTGGATGTAGCCATGTTCAACGCCATCCTTCGAGAGTCTGCTGATGAGATTCCTTCAGATCCTATATCAGACCCGATTAGTGATGCTGATGTTCTTCCCATTCCAGCTGGAAAGGCTAGCTTTGGGGCGGGGGCACAACTGAAAAATACG ATCGGGAGTTGGTCCAGATGGCTTACTGACCTTTTTGGCATTGATGATGGGGAGTCACTAAAAGATATAAAAGGGGCAGATAACAATGAAAAGGATGGGAGTAAAGAACTTGACACCTCTGCAAAGGCGTTCTATCTCCTTAATGCATTGAGTGATCTTATGATGCTTCCAAAGGATATGCTTTTAGACAGGACAATAAGAAAAGAG GTTTGTCCGGCATTTGGTCAATTGCTAATAAGAAGGGTTCTTAATATATTTGTCCCGGATGAATTTTGCCGTGATCCAATACCTGAAGCTGTACTTGGAGCTCTTCACTCTGAG GATCCTCTTGAGGCTGAGGATGATTCTGTTACAAACTACCCATGCGCAGCAGCCCCAGTAGCTTATATTCCACCTCCAATTTCTTTAGTCACTGATATGTTGGGAGATATTTCTAGCTATTCTCAATTGACACGAAGTGGATCTTCATTGCTCAAAAAGTCATACACAAGTGATGAGGAGCTGGAGCAATTAGATTCGCCTTTGAATTTTATAATTAACGATGGTTCTGAAGCTTCACAGTCTTTAGCAAAACCTAGTTGGATGACAAAAGGAAGTGGTAGGCAAAGGTATCAACTCCTTCGAGAGGTATGGATTAACAGCGAGTAA